Sequence from the Candidatus Aenigmatarchaeota archaeon genome:
ACGAAGGATTTTATCTTCTTTATTCTTGCATCTATGTCTTTAGGTACCCTCGAGATTTCAAGCTTTATCTCCTGGTACATTCTGTCGCGCCCCATGTTTAGGACGTTCTTTTCCAGGATTTGCTTGTTGGGTATCTTTACGGTTTCCTTGGGGTCTGAAACCGACTCGATGGTGATGAAGAAAGTTCCGATTTTGGTGACCATTCCAACATCCTCGCCCATCTTTATAACATCCCCTATCCGGAAGGGCTTTTTCTGCAGTACTATCAGCCATATGAAAAAGGAAAGTATTATTTCCCTGATTGCAAAGGCGACGCCTGTTGTTACGAAACCGAGGTATATCGCGATATTTTCCTGGGAAACCCCAAGTCGCCAGAGTATGATCCCTAGGGCAACCATATAAATAAAACTGGAGTAGAGTTTGGTGAATATGATGTTCTGCTCGACTTCAAACTCCCCCTCGAACAGGTGAAAAATCTTGTCGACAGTCAGACGGACAAAAAGAGAGGCTGCAAGAAAGGATATTACAGTTACGAAAAAAATGTCGGCAATATTGATTATTATCTCAGGCACATTAAGATAACCATTCCTGTAGGCGACAATCGGCACAAGAATGAGGAGTGCAAGGGCAAGGAGCATTACCGCACGCTTCTGGAACTTATCCTTTAGCTGGGACAGGCGTTCTTTTCTAGCTCTAAACTGCTCTTCAATGTGGTTTCGTTCGAATTTCAGCTTTTTGGAGTAAAGCATATATTATATACCCGCTTGAATATAAATCCTGCAGCTAATTGGGGCTAAAGAGACATGTCAGGATCTTCATTTTCCTCTATTTCAAACATGGAATAGAGCTTTGATACAAGCCCCGCATAAAGTGCCATCGCCTGCTGGGGGTGCTCGGTCATAATGTGATTTACCAGGGCTAAAAGCTCTTTGCTCATCATTGCGGCATTGAACATGTCTTCATTGTCTGTTGCAAAGTTCAGTTTTATTCCTGACTCAGAGGAGGATTTCGTGTCTATAGTCTTGTCGCAGATTTTGCATTTGACTCTCATAAATGGTATTTAAAAAAGTACTTAACCATCATGCTACAGAGCAGTTGGCAAGAGATAATATGTTTTTTCGCTAATCCTGCCCCCGAAGGTTAATCAGGATCATCAGGATGTTTATGAACAGGTTTATGAAGTCGATGTAAAGCGCGGCAACTGCGGGGACATAATCCTCGTTTGGGTAGTTCTTCAAAATTGATGACATATCGTAGAGGACAAAGCCCGCGAAAAGAAGCGTGAAAAACGCGCTGATAATAAGGCCGTACCCGGTGAGCCCCAGGAAAGTTACCGCAAGGGATGCGACAATTCCGAATATCAGGAGGACAAACAGCATCCCCCCAAGAAACGTGAAATCCTTCTTTGAAAAATACGCGTATCCGGCAAGCCCTGCAAAGACAACTGTGGTTATGGCGAATGCCTGGAGTATCAGCCCCGGGTCAATGTATATAGCAAGCCCGAGAATTGGCGCCATAAGTGCGCCCATCAGAATGTTGAAGAAGTACAGAAGCGGCAGGCTTTTTGTCGAGTATATAGCGTACATTACCACAAAACCCATCAGGCCCAGGCCAAGGAGCACCCAGATGTTTGACAGGTATGGCAAAAGGAAAAGCAGCCCTATGAGAGAGCCTATTGTGCTCACTACGAGAGTTGTAGCAAAGAGAGGCATCACCTTCCTCTTGAAAACCTTCTGTTCCATAATATAAAATATAAATTTAGCGTAGGTGTATGAAGGGCGCTTATGTTATTGTCCTCGAAGTTGAAAAAGACTGCTCGCTTGCCGTGGGGGCTTTAGGCGAACTGCATTTCAGGAAAGGGATTTACCTGTATGTCGGCTCTGCGATGAACAATTTGGAAAAGCGGACTAGGCGGCACCTGAGAAAAGAGAAAACTCTGCGCTGGCACATAGATTACCTGACAGTTTCGCCTTTCGTAAATGTAAGAGCGGTTTACTTTCGGGAGTCCTCCCGAAAGGAGGAGTGCGAAATAGCAGGTCTTGTGGCAAAACACGGCACTCCTGTTATGGGGTTTGGCTGTTCTGACTGCCGGTGCCATAGCCACCTTTTTCAGGTAAGCGATGAGGAATTTTTGAAAGGTACGATGAAACGATTCTTTGGCGCTCAAGACAGTAGGTTAACTCTGCCCTTTTAAATATGCTTTCTACTTTTTCATAATTCTTGCGGCTACATTCTTGCATTTTGATTAAATATCTGGAGGGGTAAACGGCTCTATGGGAGAAGCTATTGTTGAGAGGAGAGCGCTGTCCGAGTGCCCCGTTGGGAGATTGTCTT
This genomic interval carries:
- a CDS encoding Bax inhibitor-1 family protein gives rise to the protein MEQKVFKRKVMPLFATTLVVSTIGSLIGLLFLLPYLSNIWVLLGLGLMGFVVMYAIYSTKSLPLLYFFNILMGALMAPILGLAIYIDPGLILQAFAITTVVFAGLAGYAYFSKKDFTFLGGMLFVLLIFGIVASLAVTFLGLTGYGLIISAFFTLLFAGFVLYDMSSILKNYPNEDYVPAVAALYIDFINLFINILMILINLRGQD
- a CDS encoding mechanosensitive ion channel; this translates as MLYSKKLKFERNHIEEQFRARKERLSQLKDKFQKRAVMLLALALLILVPIVAYRNGYLNVPEIIINIADIFFVTVISFLAASLFVRLTVDKIFHLFEGEFEVEQNIIFTKLYSSFIYMVALGIILWRLGVSQENIAIYLGFVTTGVAFAIREIILSFFIWLIVLQKKPFRIGDVIKMGEDVGMVTKIGTFFITIESVSDPKETVKIPNKQILEKNVLNMGRDRMYQEIKLEISRVPKDIDARIKKIKSFVNSGLKDGESANVQIDADGPHWYLKIKLIIHPENESEKSDILKATYFLTKDILKKAD
- a CDS encoding GIY-YIG nuclease family protein, whose protein sequence is MKGAYVIVLEVEKDCSLAVGALGELHFRKGIYLYVGSAMNNLEKRTRRHLRKEKTLRWHIDYLTVSPFVNVRAVYFRESSRKEECEIAGLVAKHGTPVMGFGCSDCRCHSHLFQVSDEEFLKGTMKRFFGAQDSRLTLPF